A genomic segment from Anaerobacillus sp. CMMVII encodes:
- a CDS encoding histidinol-phosphatase HisJ family protein yields the protein MFDYHVHSLFSADSKMKLEDACDAAIAAGVKEIAFTEHIDYFYPNCDLIFDFDYQEYAKAVEVIQEKYREKLTVLKAVEIGIHPFKHLENKEFANSHYFDFIIGSVHLADDLDLHNGDYFKEKTLDEAVETYFLTINQYVKEFKDFNVLGHLTLIKRYLHYVKAHWADVKWKNYYDIIEDTFKALIETERGIEVNMSGFRYRIDCALPDLPFLKLYKDVGGEIITVGTDAHSKHFVGKHLDLGYELLGKAGFKYVTTFRERKPKFVPINLR from the coding sequence ATGTTTGATTATCATGTACATTCGCTATTTAGTGCGGATTCAAAAATGAAGCTTGAGGATGCTTGTGATGCAGCCATTGCTGCAGGGGTAAAGGAAATTGCCTTCACGGAGCATATTGATTACTTTTATCCAAACTGTGATTTGATTTTTGATTTTGACTATCAAGAATACGCTAAAGCGGTTGAAGTAATTCAAGAAAAATATCGCGAGAAGCTAACGGTTTTGAAGGCGGTCGAGATTGGGATCCACCCCTTTAAACATTTAGAAAATAAGGAGTTTGCAAACAGTCATTATTTTGATTTTATTATTGGCTCGGTTCATTTGGCAGACGATCTCGATCTACATAATGGCGACTACTTTAAAGAAAAAACGTTAGACGAGGCTGTAGAGACTTATTTTTTAACAATTAATCAATATGTTAAGGAGTTCAAGGATTTTAATGTGTTAGGTCATCTGACATTGATAAAGCGTTACTTGCACTATGTTAAGGCTCATTGGGCGGACGTGAAGTGGAAAAATTATTATGACATCATCGAAGATACATTTAAAGCTCTAATTGAGACTGAGCGCGGCATTGAAGTAAATATGTCCGGATTTCGTTATCGGATTGATTGCGCTTTGCCAGATTTACCGTTCCTCAAGCTTTACAAGGATGTTGGCGGTGAGATTATCACGGTTGGAACCGATGCTCACAGCAAACATTTCGTTGGAAAACACTTAGATTTAGGCTATGAATTACTAGGGAAGGCTGGTTTTAAGTATGTTACAACGTTTCGTGAGCGAAAGCCGAAGTTTGTACCGATAAATTTGAGATAA
- a CDS encoding FAD-binding oxidoreductase, translated as MDLQSGKFYWPTTITNKPSYPRLEEDVTCDVLIIGGGSSGAQCAYYLSEGDLDIIVVDKREIGSGSTTTNTALIQYSGDKMFFELCQTFGEERSTRHLKLCQKAINEIEVAAKKLPTDCHFMRRDSLYFASSSDDVEKIEKEFQLLKKHGFQVEFFNEEKVGLHYPFRAPAAIYSLNDAELNPLAFNYGLLEKAKANGVRIYEHTEVIRKKYEDDGTVHFFTTDQRSITAKKIIYAAGYENLEINKEKNAAVTSSYAIVTQPLKEFWYNRTLIWETARPYFYMRTTHDDRVIFGGLDETTEFVDRRDSMILNKRDQLVQEFNKLFPNIEIEAEYYLGAFYGGTHDGMPILGIYDEYPHSYFLYGYGDNGTVYSMVLAKIIRDLIVTGKNEDLDLYIQTRRLR; from the coding sequence ATGGATTTACAAAGTGGCAAGTTTTATTGGCCGACAACAATTACGAATAAACCAAGCTATCCGCGGTTGGAGGAAGACGTTACCTGTGACGTTTTAATCATTGGTGGCGGTAGTTCTGGCGCACAATGCGCATATTATTTATCTGAAGGAGATCTAGATATTATTGTTGTTGATAAACGTGAAATTGGCTCAGGAAGTACGACGACCAACACAGCCTTAATTCAATATTCTGGAGACAAAATGTTTTTTGAACTTTGTCAGACATTTGGTGAAGAACGCTCGACGCGTCATCTTAAGCTTTGCCAAAAAGCAATCAATGAAATTGAGGTTGCAGCGAAAAAGTTACCAACTGATTGTCATTTCATGAGACGAGATAGTCTCTATTTTGCTAGTTCTTCAGATGACGTCGAAAAAATCGAGAAAGAGTTTCAACTGTTAAAAAAGCATGGTTTTCAAGTTGAATTTTTCAACGAAGAAAAAGTAGGTCTACATTACCCGTTTAGGGCGCCTGCAGCTATCTATTCTCTTAATGATGCAGAATTAAATCCGTTAGCGTTCAACTATGGATTATTAGAAAAAGCAAAGGCGAACGGTGTTAGAATTTATGAGCATACTGAAGTAATTCGCAAAAAATATGAGGATGATGGTACGGTCCATTTTTTTACGACGGATCAAAGGTCAATTACAGCAAAAAAAATTATTTACGCTGCTGGCTATGAGAATTTAGAAATTAATAAAGAAAAAAATGCCGCTGTTACTAGCTCCTATGCGATTGTCACGCAGCCGCTAAAAGAGTTTTGGTACAACCGCACACTGATATGGGAAACAGCGCGGCCTTATTTTTACATGCGGACGACACACGATGATCGAGTCATTTTTGGCGGTCTCGACGAAACAACGGAATTTGTTGATCGCCGCGACTCGATGATTCTTAATAAGCGCGACCAATTAGTTCAAGAATTCAATAAGCTATTCCCTAACATTGAAATTGAAGCCGAGTACTATTTAGGTGCTTTCTATGGTGGTACGCATGATGGCATGCCGATCCTAGGGATCTATGATGAGTATCCTCACAGTTATTTTCTTTACGGCTATGGTGATAATGGCACTGTCTATAGTATGGTCCTTGCAAAAATCATCCGGGATCTAATTGTTACTGGGAAGAACGAGGATCTAGATTTATATATCCAGACGCGTCGGCTTCGATAA
- a CDS encoding DEAD/DEAH box helicase: MATFNDFGLDQKIIRAISDMGFEEATPIQAQTIPTAIAGKDLIGQAQTGTGKTAAFGIPLIEKADTSQADIQSVILTPTRELAVQIAEEINKIGQYKGVKALPIYGGQDISRQLRALKQRPQIVVATPGRFMDHMRRKTINLQSISIVVLDEADEMLNMGFVEDIETILKEVPESRQTLLFSATMPKRIQVLAQKFLREPEFITVKAKEMTVENIEQQYMELAEKQKFDALCRMLDIHTPDLAIVFGRTKRRVDELSEALLKRGYIAEGIHGDLNQAKRDSVIRKFKESTIEVLVATDVAARGIDVSGVTHVYNFDIPQDPESYVHRIGRTGRAGKTGLALMFVTPREIDHLKSIEKMTNRKINRINVPTFAEAIEGQQRLTIDRLLETIQEKEFLAYKNSAEQLLEEVDSVTLVAAALKMLVKEPNTTPVKITGEAPLRAKKAKFDGKKGGGGGSYRGGSGGGGRDRDRDRNRGGGGGGSRTRKDGEGRPPRNNAERSFKKRNRTKA, translated from the coding sequence TTGGCAACTTTTAACGACTTTGGTTTAGACCAAAAAATTATTCGCGCAATATCAGATATGGGATTTGAGGAAGCAACACCGATACAAGCTCAAACGATTCCTACAGCAATCGCAGGAAAAGATTTAATTGGGCAAGCGCAAACAGGAACAGGGAAAACAGCAGCATTTGGTATCCCACTTATTGAAAAAGCTGATACTAGTCAAGCTGATATTCAATCAGTTATTCTTACACCAACAAGGGAATTAGCAGTTCAAATCGCCGAAGAAATAAACAAAATCGGTCAATACAAAGGTGTAAAAGCATTACCGATTTACGGTGGGCAAGATATCAGCCGTCAACTTAGAGCATTAAAGCAAAGACCACAAATTGTTGTTGCAACACCAGGACGATTTATGGACCATATGCGTCGTAAAACGATTAATCTTCAATCAATTAGTATTGTTGTTCTTGATGAAGCAGATGAAATGTTAAACATGGGCTTTGTTGAAGATATTGAAACAATCTTAAAAGAGGTTCCTGAATCTCGCCAAACATTGCTGTTCTCAGCAACGATGCCTAAACGTATTCAAGTGCTTGCTCAAAAATTCTTACGTGAGCCTGAATTTATTACCGTAAAAGCAAAAGAAATGACAGTAGAAAACATTGAACAACAATATATGGAATTAGCAGAAAAGCAAAAGTTTGATGCTCTTTGCCGTATGCTTGATATTCATACACCTGATCTTGCGATTGTCTTTGGTCGTACAAAGCGTCGTGTTGATGAGTTATCAGAAGCGCTACTAAAACGTGGCTACATTGCTGAGGGGATCCATGGCGATTTAAACCAAGCTAAGCGTGACAGTGTTATTCGTAAGTTTAAAGAATCAACAATCGAAGTACTTGTTGCAACAGACGTAGCAGCTCGTGGGATTGACGTAAGTGGCGTAACTCACGTTTACAACTTTGATATACCTCAAGACCCTGAAAGCTATGTTCACCGTATCGGTCGTACAGGTCGTGCTGGTAAAACTGGTTTAGCACTTATGTTTGTAACACCAAGAGAAATTGATCACTTGAAATCAATCGAAAAGATGACGAATCGTAAAATTAATCGTATCAATGTTCCAACTTTTGCTGAGGCAATTGAAGGACAACAACGCTTAACGATTGATAGGCTGTTAGAAACAATCCAAGAAAAAGAATTCTTAGCTTATAAAAATAGTGCAGAGCAGCTTTTAGAAGAAGTGGACTCAGTAACACTTGTAGCTGCAGCATTAAAAATGCTTGTTAAAGAGCCAAACACAACGCCTGTTAAAATTACTGGTGAAGCACCTCTTCGTGCTAAAAAGGCGAAGTTTGACGGTAAAAAAGGCGGCGGCGGTGGAAGTTACCGCGGCGGCAGTGGTGGTGGCGGTAGAGACCGTGACCGTGACAGAAATCGCGGCGGCGGTGGTGGCGGCAGTCGTACTCGTAAAGACGGCGAAGGCAGACCACCAAGAAATAATGCAGAACGCAGCTTTAAAAAGCGCAATAGAACGAAAGCATAA
- the pgmB gene encoding beta-phosphoglucomutase, which yields MKRLEAVIFDLDGVIADTVELYYLAGKRLADELEVQYDRGLNQKLQGLNRYTGVEMMLGDKLKEYSREQIRVFGDQKSDYYRELIGTLSAEHILPGMKEFLEELKKAGIKTAIASSSSNAVVVIEKLGISELIDHIVDITKLKKGKPDPEIFVTAAQALQVPEANCVAIEDGEAGLSGILQTDIFAVGVGEHKAMQQANWNVSSTKELTLDTLRKKLEIKKSS from the coding sequence TTGAAAAGACTAGAAGCTGTGATCTTCGATTTGGATGGTGTCATCGCAGATACGGTTGAACTATATTACTTAGCCGGGAAACGGTTAGCTGATGAACTTGAGGTCCAGTATGACCGCGGTTTAAACCAAAAACTTCAAGGGCTAAATCGCTATACCGGTGTAGAGATGATGTTAGGTGACAAACTTAAAGAATATTCGAGAGAGCAAATCCGTGTATTCGGCGATCAAAAAAGTGATTATTATCGGGAACTAATAGGAACATTATCAGCGGAGCACATTTTACCAGGGATGAAAGAGTTTCTTGAGGAATTAAAAAAGGCGGGAATAAAAACTGCGATTGCTTCGTCAAGCTCGAATGCTGTTGTCGTTATCGAAAAGCTAGGAATAAGTGAACTGATCGACCATATCGTTGATATTACCAAATTGAAAAAAGGAAAACCTGATCCTGAAATATTTGTGACCGCCGCACAAGCACTGCAAGTACCAGAAGCGAACTGCGTAGCAATTGAAGATGGCGAAGCAGGGTTGTCAGGCATTTTACAAACAGACATTTTTGCCGTAGGAGTTGGAGAACATAAAGCGATGCAGCAAGCCAATTGGAACGTGTCCAGTACGAAAGAACTTACATTAGATACACTTAGAAAGAAATTAGAGATAAAAAAATCCTCTTAG
- a CDS encoding aminoimidazole riboside kinase — protein sequence MGKGVICLGEALIDFIPMDSTNLNYIKSPGGAPANVAVGLARLGINTTFLGKVGDDVLGHFLRDVLKREGVWTDQLFFSKEVRTGVVFVTLAHNGERNFDFYINPSADRFLEESDINENVFKMSKILHYGSISLISEPSRSATIKAVKVAKENGLIVSYDPNLRLGLWGSAEQAREMIVSMLGEVDVLKISEEELEFITGETEIDQGIAALAQYNIPLVFITLGAEGSYVFVNGEKAHVEAMKVDAVDTTGAGDAFVSGILYKLQKRGKGIMNLSLEEAKEIAEFASVSGGLAASTKGAMTALPTIRQVKDILEAK from the coding sequence GTGGGCAAGGGTGTTATTTGCTTAGGTGAAGCGTTAATTGATTTTATTCCGATGGATAGTACGAATTTGAATTACATAAAGAGTCCAGGTGGCGCTCCGGCAAATGTTGCGGTAGGGTTAGCTAGGTTAGGAATTAATACAACGTTTCTAGGTAAAGTTGGTGACGATGTTTTAGGCCATTTTTTACGAGATGTCCTTAAGAGAGAAGGGGTTTGGACCGACCAGCTATTCTTTTCTAAGGAAGTTCGGACTGGGGTTGTCTTCGTTACATTAGCTCATAACGGTGAACGTAACTTTGATTTTTATATTAATCCAAGTGCAGACCGTTTTTTAGAGGAAAGCGATATTAATGAAAATGTTTTTAAGATGAGTAAAATTCTTCATTATGGATCGATTAGCTTAATCAGTGAGCCATCGAGATCAGCAACAATTAAAGCGGTTAAGGTCGCTAAGGAAAATGGTTTAATCGTATCTTATGATCCTAACTTACGCCTTGGGCTATGGGGAAGTGCTGAACAGGCTCGAGAAATGATTGTTTCAATGCTAGGTGAAGTTGATGTTTTAAAGATCTCTGAGGAAGAATTAGAATTTATAACTGGTGAAACAGAGATTGACCAGGGAATTGCTGCATTAGCTCAATACAACATTCCACTTGTATTCATTACGTTAGGTGCAGAGGGAAGCTATGTTTTTGTAAACGGTGAAAAGGCTCATGTTGAAGCGATGAAAGTAGACGCTGTTGATACGACTGGTGCTGGAGATGCCTTTGTTTCGGGTATTTTATATAAGCTGCAAAAGCGCGGCAAAGGGATTATGAATTTATCTTTAGAAGAAGCGAAGGAAATTGCCGAGTTTGCCAGTGTCTCCGGTGGCCTAGCTGCCTCAACCAAAGGTGCAATGACCGCCCTCCCAACAATCAGACAAGTGAAGGATATACTAGAAGCTAAGTAG
- a CDS encoding YfhD family protein: protein MGRARKQKTRDRNKNSLPQTPKKDIATTDEDLQWAKEIDGKYDVRD from the coding sequence ATGGGACGTGCTCGTAAACAAAAAACACGTGACAGAAACAAAAATAGTTTGCCGCAAACACCAAAGAAAGACATTGCCACAACTGACGAGGATCTGCAATGGGCCAAGGAAATTGATGGTAAGTATGATGTGAGAGACTAA